The Nicotiana tabacum cultivar K326 chromosome 14, ASM71507v2, whole genome shotgun sequence genome contains a region encoding:
- the LOC107801774 gene encoding chalcone synthase — protein sequence MVTVEEFRRAQCAEGPATVMAIGTATPSNCVDQSTYPDYYFRITNSEHKVELKEKFKRMCEKSMIKKRYMHLTEEILKENPNICAYMAPSLDARQDIVVVEVPKLGKEAAQKAIKEWGQPKSKITHLVFCTTSGVDMPGCDYQLTKLLGLRPSVKRFMMYQQGCFAGGTVLRMAKDLAENNKGARVLVVCSEITAVTFRGPNDTHLDSLVGQALFGDGAAAVIIGSDPIPEVERPLFELVSAAQTLLPDSEGAIDGHLREVGLTFHLLKDVPGLISKNIEKSLVEAFQPLGISDWNSLFWIAHPGGPAILDQVELKLGLKQEKLKATRKVLSNYGNMSSACVLFILDEMRKASAKEGLGTTGEGLEWGVLFGFGPGLTVETVVLHSVAT from the exons ATGGTGACCGTCGAGGAATTTCGTAGGGCGCAATGTGCCGAGGGTCCGGCCACGGTCATGGCTATCGGAACAGCCACACCTTCCAACTGTGTTGATCAAAGCACTTATCCTGATTATTATTTTCGTATCACTAATAGCGAGCATAAGGTTGAGCTTAAGGAGAAATTTAAGCGCATGT GTGAAAAATCAATGATTAAGAAAAGGTACATGCACTTAACAGAGGAAATCTTGAAAGAGAATCCTAATATTTGTGCATACATGGCACCTTCCCTTGATGCTAGACAAGACATAGTGGTGGTTGAAGTGCCAAAACTTGGCAAAGAGGCAGCCCAAAAAGCCATCAAAGAATGGGGCcagcccaagtccaaaattactcaTTTGGTCTTTTGTACAACTAGTGGTGTAGACATGCCCGGGTGTGACTACCAACTCACTAAGCTACTCGGGCTCCGTCCATCGGTCAAGCGGTTCATGATGTACCAACAAGGTTGCTTTGCCGGTGGCACGGTACTCCGGATGGCTAAGGACTTGGCCGAAAACAACAAGGGCGCTCGAGTCCTTGTTGTTTGTTCAGAGATCACCGCTGTCACGTTTCGTGGACCCAATGACACCCACTTGGATAGTTTAGTTGGGCAAGCCCTTTTTGGTGATGGGGCAGCCGCGGTCATTATAGGTTCTGATCCAATTCCAGAGGTCGAGAGGCCTTTGTTCGAGCTTGTCTCTGCAGCCCAAACTCTTCTCCCCGATAGCGAAGGCGCTATCGACGGTCACCTTCGTGAAGTTGGGCTTACATTCCACTTACTCAAAGATGTTCCTGGGCTAATCTCAAAAAACATTGAGAAAAGCCTTGTGGAAGCATTCCAACCTTTGGGAATTTCTGATTGGAACTCTTTATTTTGGATTGCTCATCCTGGTGGGCCTGCAATTTTGGACCAAGTTGAACTAAAATTGGGCCTAAAGCAAGAGAAACTAAAGGCTACAAGAAAAGTATTAAGTAACTATGGCAACATGTCTAGTGCTTGTGTGTTGTTTATTTTGGATGAAATGAGGAAAGCCTCTGCAAAAGAAGGTTTGGGAACTACTGGTGAAGGGCTTGAATGGGGTGTGCTTTTTGGATTTGGGCCTGGGCTTACAGTTGAGACTGTTGTTCTCCACAGTGTTGCTACTTAG
- the LOC107801773 gene encoding large ribosomal subunit protein uL10z-like, whose amino-acid sequence MAVKQTKTQKKVAYDQKLCKYLDLYNQILIVNADNVGSTQLQNIRKGLRGESVVLMGKNTMMKRSVRIHAEKTGNEGFLNLIPLLVGNVGLIFTKGDLKEIKEEVAKYKVGAPARVGLVAPVDVIVPTGNTGLDPSQTSFFQVLNIPTKINKGTVEIITPVELIKKGDKVGSSEAALLAKLGIRPFSYGLVVVSVYDNGSVFSPEVLDLTEDDLMEKFATGVSMVTTLSLAVSYPTLAAAPYMFVKGYKSVLAVTVETEYSYPQADQVKEYLKDPSKFTVAIAAAAESGASQGDGEVVETKQDKKDDEAEESEDDAIFGLFDE is encoded by the exons ATGGCCGTGAAACAAACAAAGACGCAGAAAAAAGTTGCTTACGACCAAAAACTGTGCAAATATCTTGATTTGTACAACCAGATTTTGATCGTTAACGCTGATAATGTTGGGTCGACACAGTTGCAGAACATTCGTAAAGGTTTAAGAGGAGAATCTGTTGTTCTTATGGGGAAAAATACTATGATGAAAAGATCTGTAAGGATTCATGCAGAAAAAACTGGCAATGAGGGTTTTCTTAATCTCATCCCTCTCCTTGTT GGCAACGTTGGTTTGATCTTTACGAAGGGTGATCTGAAGGAAATAAAGGAAGAAGTCGCAAAATACAAG GTTGGAGCTCCTGCACGTGTTGGCTTAGTTGCTCCAGTTGATGTCATTGTCCCTACTGGCAATACTGGACTGGATCCATCTCAAACTTCCTTCTTCCAG GTTCTAAACATTCCTACTAAGATCAACAAGGGAACAGTTGAAATCATAACACCAGTGGAGCTAATCAAGAAAGGTGACAAAGTTGGATCATCAGAAGCAGCTCTATTGGCCAAGCTTGGAATAAGGCCATTCTCTTATGGTCTTGTTGTGGTTTCTGTTTATGACAATGGATCAGTGTTTAGCCCAGAAGTTCTTGATTTAACTGAAGATGATCTTATGGAGAAGTTTGCAACTGGAGTTTCAATGGTCACTACTTTGTCTTTGGCTGTTTCTTACCCTACACTTGCAGCTGCTCCTTACATGTTTGTCAAAGGCTACAAGAGTGTTTTGGCTGTTACTGTTGAAACTGAGTATTCATATCCACAAGCTGATCAAGTGAAAGAGTATCTCAAG GATCCTAGCAAGTTTACTGTTGCAATTGCAGCAGCTGCTGAATCTGGTGCTTCTCAAGGTGATGGTGAAGTTGTTGAGACTAAACAGGATAAGAAAGATGATGAAGCTGAAGAATCTGAGGATGATGCTATTTTCGGTCTTTTCGACGAGTAG